The Cyprinus carpio isolate SPL01 chromosome A3, ASM1834038v1, whole genome shotgun sequence genomic interval gcagTTATTTTGCGATCAGATCAACCGGTAAACTCTAGGATCAAGTCTAGTCTAGGATCCAGTAAGCCTATGCATTCAAACAGTAAGTTTAAAACAgcgctaatgcagagaaaacactgCCAATGTCCTCAGAGATGGCAGAGTACTCACCTACAgttagcaaaaaaagaaaatagcaaGCGATTTGGCTTAAAAGCATGTGTTTTATACTGAATGCTGGCTGAAGGTGTATTAGTTTACGCAGTAGTCAGTGGTTTAGTAAATCTGGATGGGTCAGGTCAAGGTAGCTCGGTTAGTGTTCTTTTGGCGCCCCCCGGTGTTCCTGTTTGGTATCGCAGATTGacttgtgcagtttttttttttttattaaaagtgctgtaaactgctaaatgtaatgtagaaatgttcattttctgtgaagctgcttcgCAACAGTGTatcatgaaaagtgctatacaaataaatgtgaattgaattgcaaacaattattaatgaatttctttatttattgtggCACTACATACACTACATTcattgtgaattatgaaaattaaaaagtatttttttagtactttagtttgtatttatttatttttgggtgggggAGTGGGGTTGAGTACCACCACTTCTTTTTTTCTACTGCAAGCACTGATTGCGTGTCGTGTACACCAAACACGTGCGTATCATATGgatgccaaagtcaatttctgcgaATAAATCACATgccaaacagaaacagaaaatcgtgctattgatatgcattttcatgagaccAGGCTCATGCCATATCTGTCACAAGTTCTTAGCAGCTCACAATTATTTGCTGTgtcataaatgtaacaaaaagttTTTAACAAATTGAATGTAATGACTTGTGTTTTTGTTAGACTTTGTTACATGTCTcgtgttgtgttttcctcccccatgtgctcaaattttatgtttatgcccatatttggtttttCCTGTTCCTATTTAGTTCTActgatcccaggtgtgtcccattagtttctgtttatttaaagtgtgttctgccCCTCGTTTCCTGTCTGCTGTCAAATGTCATTTTGTGACATCAGTGTTTCCTGTGTTCTTGTAATCCCAGCTTTTGTTTATTAAATCCTTTGTAATTTACTTTATTAGTCATCTCCTCACTCTTTCCTGTGCTCCCAGTTTGTGTCGTAACAGTTTGATGAAACTtgtctttattatttactttgttttatagaGTAATTGGATTTCTTAACCTGATAAATTAAAaggatttatgttaaaataacacagagcagttacatatattttttacatctgtgcaaatgcatgcaatatttgtaacttcagtaataataaaataaagaggcAGTTATTTAAAGAGTAGTAACATTTGTACAGTCTTAGTTACAACCGGCCCTTTGATGGCAGCCATAATGTTGAAGTGGTTTTCAGTGACACCCCTGTTTTAGAGTTTTACCCTGTATTTAGTACGGGAACTTACTGAAAAGTtgaaattgtgagatacaaactctcTATTGcgagaaaagtctgaattgtgagattaaatgtggtgattactatttttatttttaattctgtggtgaaaaaaaagaactgtgagatgtaaatttaGAATTCTCAGAAAAAAGACAATTGTGAGGTGTTAACGTTTTTATAAGAAAAGTCtggattgtgagataaaaagttttaatttaaaaaaagtaaaaattaaaaaaaaaaaattattttgtatttgtggtggaaacaaaaaaaagagttgcATAACGTGAActcaatttttttgtgaaaaattgtgaaatgtaaattaaaaaaaatgaggaaaaagacaaaaattgtgagagttctgcctttgtttttcttaaaattgtgaGTTTTAGAATTGTGATCTTATAATTTAGAAGCTTCCATATAAAACAGATCCAACATGGTGcgttttaccttttatttttaacagggAATGAGCTGGTTAACTTTGCACTGATGGTTCCTGCGGACCGAAACTCTGCTTGTCTGGATGAGGATGACCTGAAGCGTAACTCCGTTATGTCCACCGTGTCCACGGACAGTGGCATAGAGGGAGACATGGCCATCAGTGAGCTCTCCTCGATGATGCTGGAGTCTCAGGGCAGCCCAGAGGAGCAGAGCAGCTCTCAGTCCTTCTACAGGAGGCCGTGTGTGCGATGTCCCAAAGCTGGCAACAGATTGACACTCATGATGGAGGCCATTAGGGGAAATGGAGGATACAGCCTTGCTAAAGAGGAAAGGAACCTCACAGCTCGAATCCTTGTAATGGGTGATGACAGAACGCTAGGACGGCTCGCCAAGACTCTCCACACTATACGGTAAGATGTTTTCATCCATTCTTTTACCCATTTacctttgcatttaaaaagtatgaGGCTAACTTATAATTTTTTCATCTTACTATGTTTGTGCTCAGGAAAAGGGAGGCACGACATCTGCTGCTGACAAAGAGAGTGAATATGGAGATGTATTACATTCCAGTGACTGACCAGACACTTTCTCCTGTTCAGGTACAATAGATTTTGCTTtggttttcctttaaaaaaaaaaaaaaaaaaaaaacgccaccaATGACATTTCAATGTAATGCATGTGCTTCCCAGGAGGGTGCTCCTGAAGACATGCTGACATTGGCAGGATATTTGGGAAGCGTGGATCCGTGGTATGACTGTAATATCAACGGTTTGGGAGCCATGATTCTAAAACTTGCCCAGATGGTAATTATTACTTTTGAAGACTCCACAAAATGAATGGGAATTGTTTAGAATTGAATAATTCTGGTTCCAGTTCCTTTTATCTATTCTGGATCCGTAGCAGTTCCATTAACAATATTTAAAGAGCTTTTATGGGATAAATATgtggaaaaagaaatgaaatttcattgttaaatcagtttttttttttcagtaataaataaatgtaaaataatcattGCAAACTGTATGTTTACATCTTGCATGGATGaaatgaaataacattaacattgacAACATAAAGATTAATGAGagggaaaaatatttaaatgatttattttgagtCCTGTTACAACAGCAGAAAAAGCTTTGTGTGTCTTATGAAACTGAGAAAATGCTTCtctgcttgcttgcttgcttgttataaatatatataggcccagggtgcgatttgtgaaaaaaacagagggggggatgcttttgaaatttttttatgaaatgtttttaatacgacggatattgtatttagtgtgatctcagtttaataaaaacattgtaagcctacgttaggcctattaattgtaatgatttaatgtccacggttattcaaacaacaaagtacatagagaaagcgagcaaagaacacaacggagcttttgaaactctgaatcagttaaaacattgcgtcgcaaaatgattcactgtttcgaagcgctccaatcggatcacgtatcgcgaatcatttgattcagatctggacgtcagagtgggtttgcatgatgtttttatccccaccggggataaaagttattcagcagaggcagggatgcatagaccagaggggggggaaccccccccccccccccccccccccccgcaaaTCGCACCTTGTATAGGCCTATCTTTAGGGTTTCAggaagtttttaaacatttatcttAATTGATGTCATTGTAGCAGTTAAGTCAGAGTGAATGTTCGGACCCCAACACTTTCATCTTCCTGTTAGACATCATCTCATATCACACACATTCCAGTTCTTTTTATTCACTCTTGAGCCATAGTTGTAACATCAATATTTTAAGTGCTTTTTTGGGAtaaatatgggggggggggttccatTGTTATATAagatattttcaataataaataaatacataataaataaataaatacatgtaaaatgatCACTACAAAAGATATGTTTACATCttgcatagattattttaaaatgacagtatttttaGATGCAGCGAAAGTGCTAACTAATTACTGGCCTTAACTATATATGAAATAACAATactaaacagaacaaaaatgtggtagtatttttcattctttttatttttgtactgacAAAGAGCATAATGTGTACATTTAACATGACTTTGTCATATGTACAGTCCTGAGGTTTGTTATGTGttgttcatgtatatatatagggGTTCAGGGAGTTTTTTAACCTTCCTCTTAATTGATGACATTGTAGAAGTCAACTCAGAGTGAATCTTCGGACCGCAACACCTTCCTGCTAGATATCATCTCATACTACACGCGTGTCAGCCAGCATCCAGTGCACCTTCCTATCTACTCTGTCAAGGTTGGACTGAATCTTCCAATGATTATCTTCTTCTTGTCTTAGTGAATGAATCGATACTTCTGTGAAAAGTGATTGTCCTTGTGCTTACCAAAGGTTTGTCATGATTGTGGAGGTGGTAGGTTGTTGTCCATGGCAAAAGGTAAATGTCTGTATGTTCTCATGTCTAGATCTGCTTCTCTGGCCTCAGCAGCAAAGCAGTGGAGGAGGTGTTTGTGGCTCAACTCGCCGTGGACTTTCCAGAGCTCAGACGCTGCAGAGCCACATTTAAAGACACAATTAAAGGTACTGATGTCagtctaatgttttaaaatgttttttacatcATATATCTCAGCATTAAATGTTTGCCATCAATTTTGCCTTAAAGGTTCAGTGCGTTACAAAAAATACAACCCCCAAGAATTTCAGGGTGCAGTCGTGTCAATTAATTATAGAAAGGTAAGtactttattgatatttttggtgGACATAttttgtattagtgttttttaaatacacactGCCATTtcaaagtttggagttggtacaAGTGAAAGAATGCTAAGGCTGTATTCATTTGATGAAAGTTGcagtgaaacagtaatattgttaaatattatttcaatctaaaataactgttttctatttgactataatttaaaatgtaatttattcctgtgatgttaaagctgaatattcagcatcattactccagtcttcagtgtcacatgatccttcagaaatcattctgatatggtATTTGATATGACtttatttttagcaatttaatgtgtccctgctgaataaaactattaaaatctttcaaaataataatatttttttttttaataaaaaaacatttaaattaatacttgCTTCatgtacagaaaataaaaagttgaattaGTGTTCTTACGATATAGAATCTGTGTCATAAAAGTTTTGGTATTTACATTTCTTTAGGCCTCAATAAGTgacagagaaaaggagatggGAATGTCTTTGCCGATGAGTGGCATGTTGATCAATGTCTTGCCTTCCTGCAGAGTCAGAAGTACGTCACATACTTAGAATACTACAACATTCTTAATCATTGCTATAATGACAGAATTGCTCTTAGTATTAACATGATATTTGTTAGACGAgctgcaatgttattttagtatcatgaatatacatttgtaatatttattaatgttttaaactttttttatttttatattttctgttttcattttatttattttttaagatatatctatatatacttttttattcatttttatacaatttttatccattttagtACTATTAGTAAAGGCCttggcaaatagctgaaataaaatatgttttacatatatatgtatatataaatgtgtgtgtgtgtgtgtgtgtgtgtgtgtgtgtgtctgtgtgtgtgtgtgtgtgtgtgtgtgtgtgtgtgagagagaaagagaaagagagagagagagagagagagagcgagagagagagagcgtgtgtgtgtgtgtgtgttaattatttccattaacaaatgtttttagtttgacttttagttttagttaatgataacacaCTGACTCTTTGCTGACTGTGTGACAATGTATTTTCACCAACAAGAAGTTActgatacatattttaaatatggaaaagaaataaaaacacaggtTTCTTTGTTTGTAATGTGGCACTTTTGGTCCTACAGGTCTACACAGTGTCAGCATAAGTTTCCAAGATAGCAATCCCTCAAGGCCCAGCAGAGTAAGTCAAAGTGTAGAACATATAACAGAGTGGTTTTTCTGTAAACGTTCTAGATTATACATTTAGTAATCTTGAATGAAATATTGAGGTAAAAATCCTGTTTTGTCTCTAGCATTCACTCAGAGCTGTTAGCGCCAATATCAGAGTTCTGGAGGAGCAGACGTTCACAGTATGTTTGGATAAAGACCCACGTAAAACATTCGAGAAAGTCCAGAGGTGAAGAGTCAGATTATAATACCTTTCTTTACATAAATTCTCaacatttattgcttttattaatagCCAACATGACCACTTATGTGTAACCTATGTTCCAGAGGAATCATGCATGTCATCTTTTGCCCACAGCATTGAAGTTTCTCCATGCTTGGACCCGGGATACTCTCATCAGCCGAGTACAAAATCCAAGTACAGTTTGGGAGAGGGAGGTGAACCGCTGTGCAAATATATCAACAAGACCCTCACGCTACCAATAAACACCTTCTGTGGCATTGAGCAATGACAATACGACTCGAATTCATGATATAAGAGCTCGAGTCACGAGACAAACTGAAACCTTATACCTCTCAGAGGCTTGTAGTGTTTTGTATAGGTGCATTTCCTCTTTTTATCTGTTCTCTGTTGTCTAAAATACAAGTAACCTCAAGAGGCTATGACTTCCTGCTGAACTGTGAACAGATGTGATGTTTCGTAGACTGTTTGAATGTGTTGACATGTCTGTGAATTGACCTCGGTCTTTGTAAAATGTCCTGCtgtctgcattttaaaattttatgttaaCACTAATTTTTTTACTTTCGTGACAGTGTTTGTATGATACTCAGGTGTGTAACTTAACACTTTGGAAGCACTTAGACTTTCATTTGACACTTGCCATTAACTAAAAGAAACGCATTGAAGATAAAGGCTGCATCCAAAACCGCATACTCTCTGAGTAATTACTTCACGACTGTTAAAAAAGTATGACCTATGTAGTATAGAAGTGTGTAGTATGACTGTGGACACACAACATATGCCATGTTGTCACTGACATGTGACCTACGCCATCATTTGCATCCCGTGGCTTCATGGGATAGCAAAGTGTCCATCTAATGATCTCATCAGAATCTTCATCTGGGTACTTTtcacctactgttttatgaatgctATAATTTTGGACATACTTGTCTTTTCACACACTGTTTTTCGCCTACTGTgttagtagggaagtatgcaattTTTGGATGCAGCATTTGTTGTAGGCATTTTGGATCAGAACAGCATGGTACCCTAGTTCTTCTGCAGTATATACACTGTGTGCAATATGTAAGTATGGAAACCTGTTACATTTGCCGGAATGTGCTGTGGGACATTTGGGATATTGTATTTTACAATGCAATGCACTCgatttttatttactgtgtgacttcatcaaacaaacaatttcaTCAGACTGCCTGTAACtgtaaagtaatatattttatgacTCGTTGAAATAAAGGTGCAGCGTAAATGGTTCGTGTGACTGCTTATTTTATCCTGTAAGTTCATGCTCTCACCAAAAGGTGGCGCTGTAAACTCAAAAACCAGGATTTGCTCTAAGCGCTGAGGTCGGCCGCTGGTTGTTTGTCAAGAGACGGAAAACTTGTTACACCTCACCTGGATACCGAGTGGACATGAAAGGCCAAAGAGAACTTTAATCGACAATATTCTGTGAAGCAAACCATGAGTTTACGGATACGATAGATCTCAGGTAACCAGCAGACGCTCAGCAATCTCGTGACGTGTTACAACAGGTGCGCGATGATGCTAAGTTACCTGTTACAGAGAGTTTGTCGTGTAGGCTACGTGCAgatgttaaaaagtttttttttatatatatatataattcttctTTATGCCAGTTTAAGCGATTTACAAGATTACAGAGGGCTGTACAGAAAACATCTGCTTAAACTGCTTGTTGAAAGTCTTTCAGGTTTCATTTTGTGAAATTGCAATACACTGACTGCACGCTGTCTTCCGAATTTGTTTAAATAGATACTTTTAATGAACTTTGCTCTCATGTGATGTTTCATTTTCTAGAAGTGTCCAGTTTTAGGAAATCATGGTGAGGGGATGTGTAGGCTACGTATAATTTAAACGCGGTTTGCTGGACACAGTTTTGCTCCATATGGAGCCTATGAACCCATGTGTTttatgttatgctatgttatGTGTTGCGATATACAATGATGATATCATGGTACTCTACGAAACCCTTCGAAGTATTATCCCATtagaaacagaaaatagaaaattaaatcatTTCTACCATCATAAATTATCATTTACTTTAGTACTGatgtaataccatgtttttggacatttattttatatatatttattaatattttgtatagctatttaatttaacatacacatatataattaatatttatatttatttcatatttaattgaaGGTAAATAATAGCATGCAACTGAAAGTCTAAAACAGGGGTGTCAGACcagagggccggagccctgcagagtttagattccaccataattaaacacacctgatcaagTCCAAACTACATgctatgtgtgttggagcagggttggaactaaactctgaaAGGCTCCGGCTCTCCAGGATTTGAGTTTGACATCCCTGGTCTAAAATAACACAACATCTAAGAATGGAACAAAAATTCTACACATTCCACAAAAGGTGGTACTACCATAATAACtgcacaaactgttttttttttttacatttatcatctTATACAACCACTTTATCATTGTTCTGCTAACttgcatatattttttcattgaatttttttctttttctttaaaccaCACAGAGCGCAAACTGAAGTCGACAAACATGAAGAAGAATGGAGCAATGCAGAAGAGCAAGCAGTGGAATGTGAGGAGAGCGGTCTGGCTGGCGGGAGTCTTTAACTTCCTTCATTCCTGTGGCTCCGGATGCCTCCTTCCCTTCCTGACCCTCTACTTCCGGCACCTGGGTCTCAACGCCGCCATGATCGGAATCATCATGGCGTCCAAGCACCTGCTCGCCCTGGTGTGGCGCCCGTTGTCTAGCGTCCTCACCAGGCAGTACGACAAACGGCGGACGGTCATAGTGGGCTCTCTGCTCAGCTCGGCATTGGTGGTTTTGACTCTTCTGCTCTTTCCGTCCACCGGAATCCAAGCTGAAAGTGGACGGTGTAACGCTAGTCAACCCGATGCTGATCCTACCCCCATTCTAGAGTGGACGACGGTTCCATCGCAATCAAATGCTACGGTTTACTCAATAAACCAGACATCTGTAATTACCGAACACCCTGTTGAAGTTACCACACTTGTAAGCTCCAACTGGTCAGCAAGAGGCCTG includes:
- the LOC109055259 gene encoding phosphoinositide 3-kinase regulatory subunit 6-like — translated: MEEAFGGVSSVVESSLYHNVHSILRELDCEPQAGSGCNKGMLRWTLHNRVDKNPSISVPLLRVLIKELEKAERIDSKIRIIPLLHTLVYTVLQSVFIPEDLYRRMYFCLKSLVTLPVPYCAIALYYARQMKMEQNAPGILYQRRVSAEHNLRSDLYTLHEKVFVFVDPDVFPPSLVNALKADVECTDPGRDPLIYKRKVLLHTVLAGFGKKCQVDQLAQSLEHLGEELELHFQDLVTILEQRTEDGASDDVQYKTRLQEIYQDILTAPKDSPCPSSQAETQLPSPEVSFHVWNKEDDIWNELVNFALMVPADRNSACLDEDDLKRNSVMSTVSTDSGIEGDMAISELSSMMLESQGSPEEQSSSQSFYRRPCVRCPKAGNRLTLMMEAIRGNGGYSLAKEERNLTARILVMGDDRTLGRLAKTLHTIRKREARHLLLTKRVNMEMYYIPVTDQTLSPVQEGAPEDMLTLAGYLGSVDPWYDCNINGLGAMILKLAQMKSTQSESSDRNTFLLDIISYYTRVSQHPVHLPIYSVKICFSGLSSKAVEEVFVAQLAVDFPELRRCRATFKDTIKGSVRYKKYNPQEFQGAVVSINYRKASISDREKEMGMSLPMSGMLINVLPSCRVRSLHSVSISFQDSNPSRPSRHSLRAVSANIRVLEEQTFTVCLDKDPRKTFEKVQSIEVSPCLDPGYSHQPSTKSKYSLGEGGEPLCKYINKTLTLPINTFCGIEQ